A window of the Planococcus citri chromosome 4, ihPlaCitr1.1, whole genome shotgun sequence genome harbors these coding sequences:
- the LOC135842384 gene encoding serine proteinase stubble-like isoform X2, producing the protein MRVGSRGRRRRRHRTLHDIYEQRCTDNNKMEKPICSTRIDDDDEDDIMNTTTTTTTTTTSSRNNSNLKRYWTVIASSALFAFMIPVTCGAMLPAWETQPSSAGMGRNIRHLPCVSRRTGETGLCMFAYSCAKANGTHLGTCIDRFYFGSCCKIASGTDIDTIEPIVHNNLPNREDTLVSTIKSTYQRPSSTYSDLSLVSSSPGPSTTASMPVSMSTMSRPLSVVSIPSSSTVGDLYSSTYHHKPSSTRPLVTANKGSFDSSSTATSRTPTFNVTFSQTYSSPTTHVTTSPLVYSTTVTTTFQTGTHKPLPVGSTTAYSKPITKPSSSSSSSSSSQKPSSTKPTKPTSQNTGKPGSPNKTKPKPPVKPVVTGTPTYPAIYTPPSSTISSLINKTTLHSAFTNNGLSSKPASLVTEPSVPIKPYPSSTPGIPTPINQFTSSSKKPTKPPPYRPSPSTAPPPSSNYVKIPVSTVSSSNKPPSTVSSLSSHIQTIHTIYTTPTYPTTVAVSADTTAYLKFNSSTVSENEITERPQSPSSYWTTATTPSEKPPSRPWSSSSSSTATTSQPPFVTWTTIEEVPAVILPDRMKPSSTLKPSTSNKYTTKPSTSYPTYPKPSSSTGKPTKPTKPSDYRPTITSSSSSSTGTTTATSPSWVEVSVTTHAPSSPAASSSSEFSSISTTNIITTQTSSKPSTSVTIPVVSPLPIETTPSSSIETNEIESSALNMSDYKEVCGRRLFPTARIVGGEKASFGKWPWQISLRQWRTSTYLHKCGAALFNENWAVTAAHCVENVPPSDLLLRLGEFDLQTEEEPYGFQERRVQIVASHPQFDPRTFEYDLALLRFYEPVQFQPNIVPICVPEDDTNFVGSSAFVTGWGRLYEDGPLPTILQEVSVPVINNSVCESMYQSAGYIEHIPNIFICAGWKKGGFDSCEGDSGGPMVIQRPDKRWLLAGIISWGIGCAEPNQPGVYTRISAFRDWINQILQF; encoded by the exons aacgacaacgacgacgacgacgactagcAGCAGAAACAACAGTAATTTGAAAAGATACTGGACGGTGATCGCGAGCAGTGCCCTCTTCGCATTCATGATACCGGTTACGTGCGGCGCGATGCTTCCGGCTTGGGAAACGCAGCCGTCGTCTGCAG GAATGGGACGAAACATTCGGCATTTGCCTTGCGTAAGCCGACGAACTGGAGAAACCGGCCTATGCATGTTCGCGTATTCTTGCGCCAAAGCGAACGGTACACATTTAGGCACGTGCATAGATAGATTTTACTTCGGCAGCTGTTGCAAAATAGCCAGCGGCACCGATATCGATACCATCGAGCCGATCGTAcacaataatttaccaaacagagaaGACACGCTGGTCAGTACGATAAAATCGACGTACCAAAGGCCTTCGTCTACGTACTCGGATCTGTCGCTGGTGTCGAGCAGCCCGGGCCCCAGTACCACCGCATCGATGCCCGTATCGATGTCGACGATGAGTCGTCCTTTATCGGTGGTATCGATACCATCGTCGTCGACGGTAGGCGATCTGTACTCGTCGACGTATCATCATAAACCAAGTTCTACCAGGCCTTTGGTGACCGCCAACAAAGGCTCGTTCGATTCGTCTTCGACGGCGACCTCGAGAACGCCCACGTTTAACGTGACGTTCTCGCAGACGTATTCGTCGCCGACGACACATGTTACCACGTCACCGCTGGTGTACTCGACGACCGTAACGACCACGTTCCAAACCGGCACACATAAGCCATTACCTGTTGGATCGACGACCGCGTACTCGAAACCTATAACGAagccatcgtcatcgtcatcgtcatcgtcgtcgtctcaAAAACCAAGTTCAACCAAACCGACCAAGCCGACATCGCAAAACACCGGCAAACCAGGCTCGCCAAACAAAACCAAACCAAAACCTCCCGTCAAGCCGGTGGTTACGGGCACTCCGACGTATCCGGCCATCTACACGCCTCCCTCATCCACCATCAGTTCGCTGATAAATAAAACCACGCTGCATTCGGCTTTCACCAACAACGGTTTGAGCTCGAAACCTGCATCGCTCGTTACCGAGCCCTCAGTTCCTATAAAACCATACCCTTCGTCGACTCCGGGCATTCCTACGCCCATCAATCAATTCACATCGTCGTCCAAGAAACCCACCAAACCTCCTCCATACAGACCGAGTCCCTCAACAGCACCTCCTCCTTCCTCCAACTACGTCAAGATACCCGTCTCGACTGTATCATCGTCCAATAAACCACCATCCACCGTATCTTCGCTATCCAGTCATATCCAAACAATCCATACCATTTACACCACACCAACGTATCCGACCACCGTGGCCGTATCTGCAGACACCACAGCTTACCTCAAGTTCAACTCTTCGACGGTGAGCGAAAACGAAATCACAGAGAGGCCGCAATCGCCATCGAGTTATTGGACGACGGCAACAACACCGTCGGAAAAACCACCCTCGAGACCGTGGAGTTCGTCGAGTTCTTCAACAGCTACTACGTCTCAGCCACCTTTTGTCACGTGGACTACCATCGAGGAAGTTCCAGCAGTCATTTTACCAGATCGAATGAAACCTTCGAGCACACTCAAACCATCCACTAGTAATAAATATACCACCAAACCTTCGACATCTTATCCTACCTATCCTAAGCCATCGTCATCTACTGGTAAACCAACCAAACCTACTAAACCATCAG ATTATAGACCAACGATCACTTCCAGCAGTAGCAGTTCGACTGGTACCACCACTGCTACTTCTCCTTCCTGGGTTGAAGTATCGGTGACTACTCATGCTCCTTCGTCGC caGCAGCATCGAGTAGCTCGGAATTCAGTAGCATTTCTACCACAAACATCATAACGACTCAGACATCATCTAAACCCAGTACCAGTGTTACGATACCTGTTGTTAGTCCATTACCAATTGAGACTACTCCTTCTTCATCGATTGAAACTAATGAAATTGAATCTTCAGCTCTAAATATGTCCGACTACAAAGAAG TTTGCGGACGTCGATTGTTCCCTACAGCTCGGATTGTTGGAGGTGAAAAAGCCTCGTTCGGAAAATGGCCATGGCAG atttcattACGACAATGGAGGACCTCaacttacctacataaatgcGGAGCAGCTTTGTTCAATGAAAACTGGGCCGTTACAGCAGCTCATTGCGTCGAAAA cGTACCACCGAGTGACTTACTCTTGAGGTTAGGCGAATTCGATCTGCAAACCGAAGAAGAGCCTTATGGATTTCAAGAAAGAAGAGTTCAAATAGTCGCCTCGCATCCTCAATTCGACCCTCGAACTTTCGAATACGATTTAGCTCTTTTACGATTCTACGAACCGGTTCAATTCCAACCAAATATTGTTCCGATTTGTGTACCGGAAGATGATACCAATTTTGTAGGATCTTCTGCCTTTGTGACCGGTTGGGGACGACTTTACGAag ATGGTCCACTTCCCACTATTTTGCAAGAAGTATCAGTGCCTGTCATCAATAATTCCGTTTGTGAAAGCATGTACCAAAGTGCTGGTTATATTGAACACATACCGAATATTTTCATCTGTGCTGGATGGAAAAAAGGAGGTTTCGACTCATGTGAA GGTGACTCGGGAGGTCCGATGGTGATCCAGAGACCAGACAAACGTTGGCTTCTGGCCGGAATCATATCCTGGGGTATCGGCTGCGCTGAACCAAACCAACCCGGAGTTTACACTCGTATTTCAGCATTCCGAGATTGGATCAATCAAAtactacaattttaa
- the LOC135842384 gene encoding serine proteinase stubble-like isoform X1: MRVGSRGRRRRRHRTLHDIYEQRCTDNNKMEKPICSTRIDDDDEDDIMNTTTTTTTTTTSSRNNSNLKRYWTVIASSALFAFMIPVTCGAMLPAWETQPSSAGMGRNIRHLPCVSRRTGETGLCMFAYSCAKANGTHLGTCIDRFYFGSCCKIASGTDIDTIEPIVHNNLPNREDTLVSTIKSTYQRPSSTYSDLSLVSSSPGPSTTASMPVSMSTMSRPLSVVSIPSSSTVGDLYSSTYHHKPSSTRPLVTANKGSFDSSSTATSRTPTFNVTFSQTYSSPTTHVTTSPLVYSTTVTTTFQTGTHKPLPVGSTTAYSKPITKPSSSSSSSSSSQKPSSTKPTKPTSQNTGKPGSPNKTKPKPPVKPVVTGTPTYPAIYTPPSSTISSLINKTTLHSAFTNNGLSSKPASLVTEPSVPIKPYPSSTPGIPTPINQFTSSSKKPTKPPPYRPSPSTAPPPSSNYVKIPVSTVSSSNKPPSTVSSLSSHIQTIHTIYTTPTYPTTVAVSADTTAYLKFNSSTVSENEITERPQSPSSYWTTATTPSEKPPSRPWSSSSSSTATTSQPPFVTWTTIEEVPAVILPDRMKPSSTLKPSTSNKYTTKPSTSYPTYPKPSSSTGKPTKPTKPSEYEVDYRPTITSSSSSSTGTTTATSPSWVEVSVTTHAPSSPAASSSSEFSSISTTNIITTQTSSKPSTSVTIPVVSPLPIETTPSSSIETNEIESSALNMSDYKEVCGRRLFPTARIVGGEKASFGKWPWQISLRQWRTSTYLHKCGAALFNENWAVTAAHCVENVPPSDLLLRLGEFDLQTEEEPYGFQERRVQIVASHPQFDPRTFEYDLALLRFYEPVQFQPNIVPICVPEDDTNFVGSSAFVTGWGRLYEDGPLPTILQEVSVPVINNSVCESMYQSAGYIEHIPNIFICAGWKKGGFDSCEGDSGGPMVIQRPDKRWLLAGIISWGIGCAEPNQPGVYTRISAFRDWINQILQF; this comes from the exons aacgacaacgacgacgacgacgactagcAGCAGAAACAACAGTAATTTGAAAAGATACTGGACGGTGATCGCGAGCAGTGCCCTCTTCGCATTCATGATACCGGTTACGTGCGGCGCGATGCTTCCGGCTTGGGAAACGCAGCCGTCGTCTGCAG GAATGGGACGAAACATTCGGCATTTGCCTTGCGTAAGCCGACGAACTGGAGAAACCGGCCTATGCATGTTCGCGTATTCTTGCGCCAAAGCGAACGGTACACATTTAGGCACGTGCATAGATAGATTTTACTTCGGCAGCTGTTGCAAAATAGCCAGCGGCACCGATATCGATACCATCGAGCCGATCGTAcacaataatttaccaaacagagaaGACACGCTGGTCAGTACGATAAAATCGACGTACCAAAGGCCTTCGTCTACGTACTCGGATCTGTCGCTGGTGTCGAGCAGCCCGGGCCCCAGTACCACCGCATCGATGCCCGTATCGATGTCGACGATGAGTCGTCCTTTATCGGTGGTATCGATACCATCGTCGTCGACGGTAGGCGATCTGTACTCGTCGACGTATCATCATAAACCAAGTTCTACCAGGCCTTTGGTGACCGCCAACAAAGGCTCGTTCGATTCGTCTTCGACGGCGACCTCGAGAACGCCCACGTTTAACGTGACGTTCTCGCAGACGTATTCGTCGCCGACGACACATGTTACCACGTCACCGCTGGTGTACTCGACGACCGTAACGACCACGTTCCAAACCGGCACACATAAGCCATTACCTGTTGGATCGACGACCGCGTACTCGAAACCTATAACGAagccatcgtcatcgtcatcgtcatcgtcgtcgtctcaAAAACCAAGTTCAACCAAACCGACCAAGCCGACATCGCAAAACACCGGCAAACCAGGCTCGCCAAACAAAACCAAACCAAAACCTCCCGTCAAGCCGGTGGTTACGGGCACTCCGACGTATCCGGCCATCTACACGCCTCCCTCATCCACCATCAGTTCGCTGATAAATAAAACCACGCTGCATTCGGCTTTCACCAACAACGGTTTGAGCTCGAAACCTGCATCGCTCGTTACCGAGCCCTCAGTTCCTATAAAACCATACCCTTCGTCGACTCCGGGCATTCCTACGCCCATCAATCAATTCACATCGTCGTCCAAGAAACCCACCAAACCTCCTCCATACAGACCGAGTCCCTCAACAGCACCTCCTCCTTCCTCCAACTACGTCAAGATACCCGTCTCGACTGTATCATCGTCCAATAAACCACCATCCACCGTATCTTCGCTATCCAGTCATATCCAAACAATCCATACCATTTACACCACACCAACGTATCCGACCACCGTGGCCGTATCTGCAGACACCACAGCTTACCTCAAGTTCAACTCTTCGACGGTGAGCGAAAACGAAATCACAGAGAGGCCGCAATCGCCATCGAGTTATTGGACGACGGCAACAACACCGTCGGAAAAACCACCCTCGAGACCGTGGAGTTCGTCGAGTTCTTCAACAGCTACTACGTCTCAGCCACCTTTTGTCACGTGGACTACCATCGAGGAAGTTCCAGCAGTCATTTTACCAGATCGAATGAAACCTTCGAGCACACTCAAACCATCCACTAGTAATAAATATACCACCAAACCTTCGACATCTTATCCTACCTATCCTAAGCCATCGTCATCTACTGGTAAACCAACCAAACCTACTAAACCATCAG AATACGAAGTAGATTATAGACCAACGATCACTTCCAGCAGTAGCAGTTCGACTGGTACCACCACTGCTACTTCTCCTTCCTGGGTTGAAGTATCGGTGACTACTCATGCTCCTTCGTCGC caGCAGCATCGAGTAGCTCGGAATTCAGTAGCATTTCTACCACAAACATCATAACGACTCAGACATCATCTAAACCCAGTACCAGTGTTACGATACCTGTTGTTAGTCCATTACCAATTGAGACTACTCCTTCTTCATCGATTGAAACTAATGAAATTGAATCTTCAGCTCTAAATATGTCCGACTACAAAGAAG TTTGCGGACGTCGATTGTTCCCTACAGCTCGGATTGTTGGAGGTGAAAAAGCCTCGTTCGGAAAATGGCCATGGCAG atttcattACGACAATGGAGGACCTCaacttacctacataaatgcGGAGCAGCTTTGTTCAATGAAAACTGGGCCGTTACAGCAGCTCATTGCGTCGAAAA cGTACCACCGAGTGACTTACTCTTGAGGTTAGGCGAATTCGATCTGCAAACCGAAGAAGAGCCTTATGGATTTCAAGAAAGAAGAGTTCAAATAGTCGCCTCGCATCCTCAATTCGACCCTCGAACTTTCGAATACGATTTAGCTCTTTTACGATTCTACGAACCGGTTCAATTCCAACCAAATATTGTTCCGATTTGTGTACCGGAAGATGATACCAATTTTGTAGGATCTTCTGCCTTTGTGACCGGTTGGGGACGACTTTACGAag ATGGTCCACTTCCCACTATTTTGCAAGAAGTATCAGTGCCTGTCATCAATAATTCCGTTTGTGAAAGCATGTACCAAAGTGCTGGTTATATTGAACACATACCGAATATTTTCATCTGTGCTGGATGGAAAAAAGGAGGTTTCGACTCATGTGAA GGTGACTCGGGAGGTCCGATGGTGATCCAGAGACCAGACAAACGTTGGCTTCTGGCCGGAATCATATCCTGGGGTATCGGCTGCGCTGAACCAAACCAACCCGGAGTTTACACTCGTATTTCAGCATTCCGAGATTGGATCAATCAAAtactacaattttaa